Proteins from one Loktanella sp. M215 genomic window:
- the purQ gene encoding phosphoribosylformylglycinamidine synthase subunit PurQ: MKAAVIVFPGSNCDRDMAVALRAAGADVTMVWHKDAEIGDVDLVAVPGGFSFGDYLRCGAIAAQSPVCRALKQHVDRGGYALGVCNGFQVLTETGLLPGALMRNAGLKFVCRTVPLTVATSDSAFTQGYNAGDTIGLPVAHHDGNYTADDATLDALRDADRIAFTYSDNFNGSRNDIAGVLSANRRVLGMMPHPERAVDAATGSTAGSALFRGLVQQLAHA; the protein is encoded by the coding sequence ATGAAGGCCGCCGTCATCGTATTCCCCGGATCGAACTGTGACCGCGACATGGCCGTGGCCCTGCGCGCGGCTGGTGCCGACGTCACCATGGTCTGGCACAAGGATGCCGAGATCGGGGATGTCGATCTGGTGGCCGTGCCCGGCGGCTTTTCCTTCGGCGACTACCTGCGCTGCGGCGCGATTGCGGCACAGTCGCCGGTCTGCCGGGCGCTGAAGCAGCATGTGGACCGGGGCGGCTACGCCCTTGGCGTCTGCAACGGCTTTCAGGTGCTGACCGAAACCGGCCTGCTGCCCGGTGCGCTGATGCGCAACGCGGGGCTGAAATTCGTCTGCCGCACCGTGCCGCTGACCGTTGCGACCTCTGACAGCGCCTTTACCCAAGGCTATAATGCGGGCGACACCATCGGCCTGCCGGTGGCGCACCACGACGGCAATTATACCGCCGACGACGCCACGCTGGATGCGCTGCGGGATGCAGACCGGATCGCCTTTACCTACAGCGACAACTTCAACGGCAGCCGCAATGACATCGCCGGCGTGCTGAGCGCGAATCGACGTGTACTGGGCATGATGCCACATCCGGAGCGTGCAGTGGATGCCGCAACCGGCAGCACCGCGGGCAGCGCATTGTTCCGGGGCCTTGTGCAGCAACTCGCCCACGCGTGA
- a CDS encoding 5' nucleotidase, NT5C type: MRIAIDMDEVLADAHGGQRALYADAGFTIDDADLRGRRLRDVAPHEAVIAVERHLHQGTFFANLDPMPGATAALRRLCATHEVFIATAAMEYPASCGHKVAWVMRHFPFFDLDRLVLCGDKSIIKADVLIDDHARHFDGFGGQGLLFDALHNATVDWPHRLTYWDHAHSTLQEMSA; the protein is encoded by the coding sequence ATGCGCATCGCGATCGACATGGACGAGGTGCTGGCCGACGCCCATGGCGGTCAGCGGGCGCTTTATGCCGATGCCGGTTTCACGATCGACGATGCCGACCTGCGCGGGCGCAGGCTGCGCGACGTGGCGCCTCATGAGGCGGTGATCGCCGTGGAACGGCACCTGCATCAGGGCACGTTCTTTGCCAACCTCGACCCGATGCCCGGTGCGACCGCGGCCTTGCGCCGCCTGTGCGCCACGCACGAGGTCTTCATCGCGACCGCCGCGATGGAATACCCTGCGTCCTGCGGTCACAAGGTGGCCTGGGTCATGCGGCACTTTCCGTTCTTCGACCTCGACCGGCTTGTGCTGTGCGGCGACAAGAGCATCATCAAGGCCGACGTGCTGATCGACGATCATGCGCGGCATTTCGACGGGTTCGGCGGGCAGGGCCTGCTGTTCGACGCGCTGCACAATGCGACCGTCGACTGGCCGCACCGCCTGACCTACTGGGATCACGCCCATTCCACCTTGCAGGAGATGTCCGCATGA
- the purS gene encoding phosphoribosylformylglycinamidine synthase subunit PurS: MKANVHVMLKDGVLDPQGEAVRHALGAMGFDGVNGVRQGKVIALDLADGTSEAAIAEMCEKLLANTVIESYRIEIL, translated from the coding sequence ATGAAAGCCAATGTTCATGTGATGCTGAAAGACGGCGTACTGGATCCACAGGGCGAGGCGGTGCGCCACGCGCTGGGGGCCATGGGGTTCGACGGTGTCAACGGCGTGCGGCAGGGTAAGGTCATCGCCCTTGATCTGGCCGACGGCACGTCAGAGGCCGCGATCGCCGAGATGTGCGAGAAGCTGCTGGCCAACACGGTGATCGAATCCTACCGGATCGAAATCCTGTAA
- the purC gene encoding phosphoribosylaminoimidazolesuccinocarboxamide synthase: MARRKLIYEGKAKILYEGPEPGTYVQYFKDDATAGNGAKKAVIEGKGVLNNRLSEFFMVGLGNIGIPTHFIRRINMREQLIRQVEIIPLEIIVRNFAAGSMAKRLGMEEGAALPRPIVEFSYKDDKLGDPLVPEEYIIAFGWASQQDMDDIVSMALRVNDFLSGTMYGVGIKLVDFKIEVGRIWDNEFPRLVVADEISPDCCRLWDVETGQKLDKDVFRQDLGNLADAYTEVARRLGVLPSNVTHRPKPTLIN, encoded by the coding sequence ATGGCGCGCCGCAAACTGATCTATGAAGGCAAGGCGAAGATCCTGTACGAAGGACCCGAGCCGGGCACCTACGTCCAGTATTTCAAGGACGATGCCACCGCCGGCAACGGCGCCAAGAAGGCCGTGATCGAAGGCAAGGGCGTGTTGAACAACCGCCTGTCAGAGTTCTTTATGGTGGGTCTGGGCAATATCGGAATCCCCACCCACTTCATCCGCCGCATCAACATGCGCGAGCAGTTGATCCGTCAGGTCGAGATCATTCCGCTGGAAATCATCGTGCGCAACTTTGCCGCAGGATCCATGGCGAAACGTCTGGGCATGGAAGAGGGCGCTGCCCTGCCGCGCCCGATCGTCGAGTTTTCCTACAAGGACGACAAGCTGGGCGACCCGCTGGTCCCCGAGGAATACATCATCGCCTTCGGCTGGGCGTCCCAGCAGGATATGGACGATATCGTCTCCATGGCGTTGCGGGTGAACGATTTTCTGTCGGGCACCATGTATGGCGTCGGCATCAAGCTGGTCGATTTCAAGATCGAGGTCGGGCGGATCTGGGACAACGAATTCCCGCGTCTGGTCGTGGCCGACGAGATCAGCCCCGATTGCTGCCGCCTGTGGGACGTGGAAACCGGACAGAAGCTGGACAAGGACGTGTTCCGTCAGGACCTTGGCAACCTTGCCGATGCCTATACGGAAGTCGCGCGTCGGTTGGGCGTGCTGCCCAGCAATGTCACCCACCGGCCGAAGCCCACGCTGATCAACTAA
- a CDS encoding DUF1476 domain-containing protein, giving the protein MSTMKDRENAFENKFAHDAEMQFKAEARRNKLLGLWAADVMGKSGDDAQAYAKEVIKSDFQEAGDEDVFRKVHGDLGDTVSEADLRAKMEELMIAAKAQLLDEN; this is encoded by the coding sequence ATGTCGACGATGAAAGACCGCGAAAACGCGTTCGAAAACAAGTTCGCCCATGACGCCGAAATGCAGTTCAAGGCCGAGGCGCGCCGCAACAAGCTGCTGGGCCTCTGGGCCGCCGACGTGATGGGCAAGTCGGGCGACGACGCGCAGGCCTATGCCAAAGAGGTCATCAAGTCCGACTTTCAGGAAGCCGGCGACGAGGACGTGTTCCGCAAGGTCCACGGCGATCTCGGCGACACGGTCTCCGAGGCCGATCTGCGCGCCAAGATGGAAGAGCTGATGATCGCCGCCAAGGCGCAGTTGCTCGACGAGAACTGA